The following proteins are encoded in a genomic region of Acidobacteriota bacterium:
- the rph gene encoding ribonuclease PH, with the protein MKNPNALSRAGGRAALSLRPVSIVCDAVPHAEGSCLITQGKTQVLVTATVEAKVPPFLQKTGLGWITAEYGMLPRATHERTAREAARGKQTGRTLEIQRLIGRALRGVADRSILADRTITLDCDVLVADAGTRCASVTGAYVALMLAAGTLFKARTIRGNPLREAVAAISLGVTAGAEPDARTILLDLDYSEDSTAEVDLNVVGTSSGRFVEIQGTAEKEPFDEAMLGELLAAARRGLSELFRVQCAALEGRVPDAWLPDLPQARAKNPRKTSASRPGSSKRA; encoded by the coding sequence GTGAAGAACCCCAACGCCCTCTCCCGTGCCGGCGGCCGCGCCGCGCTTTCGCTGCGTCCCGTCTCGATCGTCTGCGACGCGGTGCCCCACGCGGAGGGCTCGTGCCTCATCACGCAGGGCAAGACCCAGGTGCTCGTCACGGCAACCGTCGAGGCGAAGGTGCCGCCCTTCCTCCAGAAGACCGGCCTCGGCTGGATCACCGCCGAGTACGGAATGCTCCCGCGCGCGACGCACGAGCGGACGGCGCGCGAGGCCGCGCGCGGGAAGCAGACGGGCCGCACGCTCGAGATCCAGCGCCTCATCGGGCGCGCGCTGCGCGGCGTCGCGGATCGCTCGATCCTCGCGGACCGGACGATCACGCTCGACTGCGACGTCCTCGTGGCCGACGCGGGGACGCGCTGCGCGTCCGTGACGGGCGCGTACGTCGCCCTGATGCTCGCCGCCGGCACGCTCTTCAAGGCGCGGACGATCCGCGGGAACCCGCTGCGCGAGGCCGTGGCGGCGATCTCCCTCGGCGTCACGGCCGGGGCCGAGCCGGACGCGCGCACGATTCTCCTCGACCTCGACTACTCCGAGGACTCGACCGCCGAGGTCGACCTGAACGTCGTCGGGACGTCGTCGGGACGCTTCGTCGAGATCCAGGGCACCGCGGAGAAGGAGCCGTTCGACGAGGCGATGCTCGGCGAGCTTCTCGCCGCCGCGCGGCGCGGCCTCTCCGAGCTCTTCCGCGTCCAGTGCGCGGCGCTCGAGGGTCGCGTGCCGGACGCGTGGCTGCCGGACCTGCCTCAGGCCCGCGCGAAGAATCCGCGCAAGACTTCGGCGAGCCGGCCCGGATCTTCCAAGAGAGCGTAG
- a CDS encoding alpha/beta hydrolase, whose translation MAAKKSKPVLVLLHGLGGCAADWADAGVPLAKTYAIQALDLPGSFRGPKSPDGYDPAALARWVLGVLPKQPVFLVGHSLGGRVAGEIAALAPERVAAVALVSPLGAAPYGFTDTLKWKAMSRRAVLESVPESSLRSAAAYGFEGDAPGKKALVARAVEAQTGPSKKDVSFATEKSVDGVLGAPPLSERLRGTTMPLLVVTGERDPLVPPKDARAILKARPDATFLELPGRGHYALLEDPGRLAEVLRGFFARA comes from the coding sequence ATGGCCGCCAAGAAGTCGAAACCCGTCCTCGTCCTCCTCCACGGTCTGGGCGGCTGCGCGGCCGACTGGGCCGACGCCGGCGTCCCGCTCGCGAAGACCTACGCGATCCAGGCGCTCGACCTCCCGGGCTCCTTCCGCGGGCCGAAATCCCCCGACGGCTACGACCCGGCGGCGCTCGCGCGATGGGTCCTCGGCGTTCTGCCGAAGCAGCCCGTCTTCCTCGTGGGCCACTCTCTCGGCGGGCGCGTCGCCGGCGAGATCGCGGCCCTTGCGCCGGAACGCGTCGCCGCCGTGGCGCTCGTCTCGCCCCTCGGCGCGGCGCCCTACGGCTTCACGGACACGCTCAAGTGGAAGGCGATGTCGCGCCGCGCCGTCCTCGAGAGCGTCCCCGAGTCCTCCCTCAGAAGCGCCGCCGCGTACGGCTTCGAGGGCGACGCCCCCGGCAAGAAGGCGCTCGTCGCGCGGGCCGTCGAGGCGCAGACCGGCCCGTCGAAGAAAGACGTTTCCTTCGCGACCGAGAAGTCCGTGGACGGCGTCCTCGGGGCGCCCCCGCTCTCCGAGCGCCTCAGGGGGACGACGATGCCGCTCCTCGTCGTGACCGGCGAGCGCGATCCCCTCGTGCCGCCGAAAGACGCGCGGGCGATCCTGAAGGCCCGCCCGGACGCGACGTTCCTCGAGCTCCCGGGCCGGGGGCACTACGCTCTCTTGGAAGATCCGGGCCGGCTCGCCGAAGTCTTGCGCGGATTCTTCGCGCGGGCCTGA
- the acpS gene encoding holo-ACP synthase, translating into MILGIGTDLLDVARMARELEKDGAGFRDRVFTPSEIAYCEARRYPARHFAARFAAKEALFKALAGPASDDFWREAEVERTGDAAPRLILHGRAKEAADRLGVKSVLVSLSHTDSLASASVVLQG; encoded by the coding sequence ATGATCCTCGGGATCGGGACCGACCTCCTCGACGTCGCCCGCATGGCGAGGGAGCTGGAGAAGGACGGAGCCGGGTTCCGGGACAGGGTTTTCACGCCGTCCGAGATCGCGTACTGCGAGGCCCGGCGGTACCCGGCGCGGCATTTCGCGGCCCGCTTCGCGGCCAAGGAGGCGCTCTTCAAGGCGCTCGCGGGCCCGGCGTCGGACGACTTCTGGCGCGAGGCCGAGGTCGAGCGGACGGGTGACGCGGCGCCGCGCCTCATCCTGCACGGCCGCGCGAAAGAGGCGGCCGACCGCCTCGGCGTCAAGAGCGTCCTGGTTTCCCTTTCGCACACCGACAGCCTCGCTTCGGCGAGCGTCGTGCTTCAGGGGTGA
- a CDS encoding beta-lactamase family protein — MARLSVLALSFVLALPLSAANASAQAPAKEVLAADSPRTTAAGATFTAPAGWTITTKGPLVVLDPPEGDSHLALVDVEAKDAEAAVAAAWSAYKPDAKRPLRLATPGAPRNGWEERKSFEYETSPNERVVVVAGAWRAGKAWIVFILDATEPTAEKRGAPIGLVLQSLRPKGYSRETFAGKKAHPLDASRIAVLKAFVEDGMKQYAVPGVGLAFLDGGKVVWEGGLGVKELGKPDKVDADTLFIAASNTKALTTLLLAELADEKKLGWNQPVTGVYPAFRLGDAATTKQVLVKHLVCACTGLPRQDMEWLFEYRSATPASALGLLGTMQPTSKFGEVFQYSNLMAAAAGFIGGTLSYPGRELGAAYDEAMRVKVFLPLGMKNTTFDFARALRGNVAQPHGDDPDGKTVRARMDLNESIVPARPAGGVWTSARDLSKYVAMELAKGALPGGKRLVSEENLLARRAPQVAVGEDVTYGMGLFVDKKWGIPIVHHGGDLAGYHSDMIWLPEHGVGAVILTNSDAGVSLRGPLLRRLVEVLFDGKPEAEESIRVGVKQRAAAIAKARERLVIPADASAAAKLAPRYASKALGDLAVKKGAGGAVVFDVGEWHSVVASRKNDDGTISFITIDPTIEGFEFVVADKDGKRSLVLRDAQHEYAFDEARAN, encoded by the coding sequence ATGGCACGCCTCTCAGTCCTCGCTCTTTCTTTTGTCCTCGCGCTTCCCCTTTCCGCCGCGAACGCTTCGGCGCAGGCTCCCGCGAAGGAAGTCCTCGCCGCCGACTCGCCCCGCACCACGGCCGCGGGCGCGACGTTCACGGCGCCGGCGGGCTGGACGATCACGACGAAGGGCCCGCTCGTGGTGCTGGACCCGCCCGAGGGGGATTCGCATCTCGCGCTCGTGGACGTCGAGGCGAAGGACGCCGAGGCCGCGGTCGCCGCGGCGTGGTCCGCCTACAAGCCCGACGCGAAGCGGCCGCTGAGGCTCGCGACGCCGGGCGCCCCGCGCAACGGGTGGGAGGAGCGGAAGAGCTTCGAGTACGAGACCTCGCCGAACGAGCGCGTCGTGGTCGTGGCCGGCGCGTGGCGCGCCGGGAAGGCGTGGATCGTCTTCATCCTCGACGCGACCGAGCCGACGGCCGAGAAGCGCGGCGCGCCGATCGGTCTCGTCCTGCAGAGCCTCCGGCCGAAGGGTTACTCGCGCGAGACCTTCGCGGGGAAGAAGGCTCATCCGCTCGACGCCTCCCGGATCGCGGTCCTGAAGGCGTTCGTCGAGGACGGCATGAAGCAGTACGCGGTGCCGGGCGTCGGCCTCGCCTTCCTCGACGGCGGCAAGGTCGTGTGGGAAGGCGGCCTCGGCGTGAAGGAGCTCGGCAAGCCGGACAAGGTCGACGCGGACACGCTCTTCATCGCGGCGTCGAACACGAAAGCGCTCACGACGCTGCTCCTCGCCGAGCTCGCCGACGAGAAGAAGCTCGGCTGGAACCAGCCCGTCACGGGGGTCTATCCCGCGTTCCGGCTCGGCGACGCGGCGACGACGAAGCAGGTGCTCGTGAAGCACCTCGTGTGCGCGTGCACGGGTCTCCCGCGGCAGGACATGGAATGGCTCTTCGAGTACCGGAGCGCGACGCCCGCGTCGGCGCTCGGCCTCCTCGGCACCATGCAGCCGACGAGCAAGTTCGGCGAGGTCTTCCAGTACAGCAACCTGATGGCGGCCGCGGCGGGGTTCATCGGAGGAACGCTGTCGTATCCCGGACGCGAGCTGGGCGCCGCCTACGACGAGGCGATGCGGGTGAAGGTCTTCCTGCCCCTCGGAATGAAAAACACCACGTTCGACTTCGCCCGCGCCCTCAGGGGAAACGTCGCGCAGCCGCACGGCGACGACCCGGACGGGAAGACCGTGCGGGCCCGGATGGACCTGAACGAGTCCATCGTGCCGGCCCGGCCGGCCGGAGGCGTGTGGACGAGCGCCCGCGACCTCTCGAAGTACGTGGCGATGGAGCTGGCGAAGGGCGCGCTTCCGGGCGGCAAGCGCCTCGTCTCGGAGGAGAACCTCCTCGCGCGGCGCGCGCCGCAGGTGGCGGTCGGCGAGGACGTCACGTACGGGATGGGCCTCTTCGTGGACAAGAAGTGGGGAATCCCGATCGTGCACCACGGCGGCGACCTCGCCGGGTACCACAGCGACATGATCTGGCTGCCCGAGCACGGCGTCGGCGCCGTCATCCTGACGAACTCGGACGCGGGCGTCTCGCTGCGCGGGCCGCTCCTGAGGCGCCTCGTCGAGGTGCTCTTCGACGGCAAGCCGGAGGCCGAGGAGTCGATCCGCGTCGGGGTCAAGCAGCGGGCGGCGGCCATCGCGAAGGCGCGCGAGCGCCTCGTGATCCCGGCCGACGCCTCCGCGGCGGCGAAGCTCGCGCCGCGCTACGCGAGCAAGGCCCTCGGCGATCTCGCCGTGAAGAAGGGCGCGGGCGGCGCCGTCGTCTTCGACGTTGGCGAGTGGCACAGCGTCGTCGCGTCGCGCAAGAACGACGACGGGACGATCTCCTTCATCACGATCGACCCGACGATCGAGGGCTTCGAGTTCGTCGTGGCGGACAAGGACGGAAAGCGCTCCCTCGTCCTGCGCGACGCGCAGCACGAGTACGCGTTCGACGAGGCGAGGGCGAACTAG
- a CDS encoding RNA-binding protein, translating to MKLYVGNLSYSVNDSTLKSLFEPFGNVESARVISDRDTGSSKGFGFVEMSDEDAKKAMGALNGREQDGRALKVNEAKPQENRGGGGGFGGGRNRY from the coding sequence ATGAAGCTCTACGTTGGAAACCTGTCCTACTCCGTCAATGACTCGACCCTCAAGTCTCTGTTCGAGCCCTTTGGCAACGTCGAATCCGCCCGCGTGATCTCGGACCGCGACACCGGCTCCTCGAAGGGCTTCGGCTTCGTCGAGATGTCCGACGAGGACGCCAAGAAGGCGATGGGCGCCCTCAACGGCCGCGAGCAGGACGGCCGCGCGCTCAAGGTCAACGAGGCCAAGCCCCAGGAGAACCGCGGTGGTGGCGGTGGCTTCGGCGGCGGCCGCAACCGTTACTAA
- a CDS encoding glutamate racemase: MAGGRARGGRRRAGARRHGRQEHDGRDARRLPRGGGARRDARGARGPRAPDRAGLHARRRGDAAPGAAAAGGDADAGSDAHGDVDAGAAASEAGEAAREAEGGNDVSDERPIGLFDSGVGGLTVLDAIARRLPHERLLYLGDTARLPYGTKSAETVRRYARRAVGFLLDHGVKAVVVACNTASALALDAIVEMSPVPVIGVVAPGAVAAVAVARAREAAGEPRGPIAVLATEATVASDAYGRAIRALDPEREVLHTACPLFVPLAEEGWTGNEVARAAAARYLGPVGSSGARIVVLGCTHYPLLAGTIAAALPPGTELVDSAHAAADALEAALPPAARREGNEPGETRILVTDASDRLRRVAGRFLGRPAADLALVDLPM, from the coding sequence ATGGCAGGCGGGCGCGCACGAGGAGGACGCCGCCGTGCAGGCGCTCGCCGTCACGGTCGGCAAGAACATGACGGGCGTGACGCGCGTCGTCTTCCTCGTGGCGGGGGAGCCCGCCGAGACGCTCGCGGGGCACGTGGACCTCGCGCACCCGATCGCGCCGGACTTCACGCGCGCCGCCGCGGAGACGCCGCGCCCGGCGCAGCCGCCGCCGGCGGCGACGCCGACGCCGGCTCCGACGCCCACGGCGACGTCGACGCCGGCGCCGCGGCCTCCGAAGCCGGCGAAGCCGCCCGCGAGGCCGAAGGGGGAAACGACGTGAGCGACGAACGGCCCATCGGCCTCTTCGACTCGGGTGTGGGCGGGCTGACCGTTCTCGACGCGATCGCCCGCCGGCTCCCGCACGAGCGGCTGCTCTACCTCGGCGACACGGCGCGCCTTCCGTACGGGACGAAGTCCGCCGAGACCGTCCGCCGCTACGCCCGCCGCGCGGTCGGCTTCCTCCTCGACCACGGCGTGAAGGCCGTCGTCGTCGCCTGCAACACGGCCTCGGCGCTCGCGCTCGACGCGATCGTCGAGATGTCGCCCGTGCCCGTGATCGGCGTCGTGGCGCCCGGCGCCGTCGCCGCCGTCGCCGTGGCGCGGGCGCGCGAGGCGGCGGGAGAGCCGCGCGGGCCGATCGCCGTCCTCGCGACCGAGGCGACCGTGGCGTCCGACGCCTACGGCCGCGCGATCCGCGCGCTGGATCCGGAGCGCGAAGTGCTCCACACGGCGTGCCCGCTCTTCGTGCCGCTCGCCGAGGAGGGCTGGACCGGGAACGAGGTCGCCCGCGCGGCCGCGGCGCGGTACCTCGGGCCCGTGGGCTCCTCGGGCGCGCGCATCGTCGTCCTCGGCTGCACGCACTACCCGCTCCTCGCGGGGACGATCGCGGCGGCGCTCCCGCCCGGAACGGAGCTCGTCGACTCGGCGCACGCGGCGGCGGACGCGCTCGAAGCGGCGCTCCCGCCGGCCGCCCGCCGCGAGGGGAACGAGCCCGGCGAGACGCGCATTCTCGTCACGGACGCGTCGGATCGGCTCCGCCGCGTCGCGGGCCGCTTCCTCGGCCGGCCCGCGGCGGACCTCGCGCTCGTCGACCTGCCGATGTGA
- a CDS encoding DUF1579 domain-containing protein: MQTPRRLPLMLALCLAAPALAQGRPDPAALLTAQKDALKAFAAMDGVWRGPAWTILPSGEKHTITQTERIGPFLDGAVKVIEGKGYEADGRVSFNAFGTISFNPAKNAYTLHSYAMGNAGDFVIKPTPDGYIWEIPAGPMTIRYTAVIKDGTLKEVGDRLETGKDPVRFFEMTLTRIGDTTWPAGGAVPPK; the protein is encoded by the coding sequence ATGCAAACACCTCGCCGTCTCCCGCTGATGCTCGCCCTCTGCCTGGCCGCCCCCGCCCTCGCGCAGGGCCGGCCTGATCCGGCGGCCCTCCTCACCGCCCAGAAGGACGCGCTGAAGGCCTTCGCGGCCATGGACGGCGTCTGGCGGGGCCCCGCGTGGACGATCCTCCCGTCGGGCGAGAAGCACACGATCACGCAGACCGAGCGCATCGGACCGTTCCTCGACGGCGCCGTGAAGGTCATCGAGGGGAAAGGCTATGAGGCGGACGGGCGCGTCTCGTTCAACGCGTTCGGGACGATCTCCTTCAACCCCGCGAAGAACGCCTACACGCTTCATTCGTACGCGATGGGCAACGCCGGCGACTTCGTCATCAAGCCCACGCCCGACGGCTACATCTGGGAAATCCCGGCCGGGCCCATGACGATCCGGTACACGGCCGTCATCAAGGACGGGACGCTCAAGGAAGTCGGCGACCGCCTCGAGACCGGCAAGGACCCCGTCCGCTTCTTCGAGATGACGCTCACCCGCATCGGCGACACGACGTGGCCCGCGGGCGGGGCGGTGCCGCCGAAGTAG
- a CDS encoding M20/M25/M40 family metallo-hydrolase: protein MRSPALAMCLGATLSGAALPAHAVLPPGVDDASIAAAAVATFPEFLEFLSLPNDSAKPADIQRNAAWLESAFARRGFTTRLLDNKGRPLVFAEYGKARPAQKTVLFYIHFDAQPVVPSQWAQKDPWLPVVKRRGPDGKWAEVDRAELLKPGFDPELRVFARSSSDDKGPIVMFLAVFDLLRAKKIDPAFHVKVLLDSEEEVGSPGIAAAVAGNAALLAADAVVLLDGPVHASSRPTLAFGNRGVVAVTLTVYGPRAPLHSGHFGNWVPNPALRLAKLLASMKDEDGRVTVAGYYGRTNLTEADRKALAEVPDDEAALKQRVGISQQEKVGVTYQESLQYPSLNVRGLASASVGEKAANVLPRDAVAELDLRTTVESDPAFLVGLLKKHVEAQGWHLVEKDPTDEERARWPKLARFDAHAPEEAARQPFDAPVGRWAAAALGGAWPAAPLVRIRMMGGTLPTHAIVGPLKAPFVQVPVVNADNNQHAYDENLRMGHYLSGMRSMAALLTAPYPE from the coding sequence ATGCGCTCGCCCGCCCTCGCTATGTGCCTCGGGGCAACTCTCTCCGGCGCCGCGCTCCCGGCGCACGCTGTCCTTCCGCCGGGCGTCGACGACGCTTCGATCGCCGCCGCCGCCGTCGCGACCTTCCCGGAGTTCCTCGAGTTCCTCTCCCTCCCGAACGACTCCGCGAAGCCCGCCGACATCCAGCGCAACGCCGCGTGGCTCGAGTCGGCGTTCGCGCGGCGCGGCTTCACGACGCGCCTCCTCGACAACAAGGGCCGCCCGCTCGTCTTCGCCGAGTACGGCAAGGCCCGCCCCGCGCAGAAGACGGTCCTCTTCTACATCCACTTCGACGCCCAGCCTGTCGTCCCGTCGCAGTGGGCCCAGAAGGACCCGTGGCTGCCCGTCGTCAAGCGGCGCGGGCCCGACGGGAAGTGGGCCGAGGTGGACCGCGCCGAGCTCCTGAAGCCCGGCTTCGACCCGGAGCTGCGCGTCTTTGCGCGCTCGTCCTCCGACGACAAGGGCCCGATCGTGATGTTCCTCGCCGTATTCGATCTCCTGCGCGCGAAGAAGATCGACCCGGCCTTCCACGTGAAGGTTCTCCTCGACAGCGAGGAGGAGGTCGGCTCGCCCGGCATCGCCGCCGCCGTCGCCGGCAACGCCGCGCTCCTCGCGGCCGACGCCGTCGTCCTCCTCGACGGGCCTGTCCACGCCTCGAGCCGCCCGACGCTCGCCTTCGGCAACCGCGGCGTCGTCGCCGTGACGCTCACCGTTTACGGGCCACGCGCGCCGCTGCACAGCGGGCACTTCGGCAACTGGGTGCCCAACCCCGCGCTGCGCCTCGCGAAACTCCTTGCGTCGATGAAGGACGAGGACGGACGGGTGACGGTCGCCGGGTACTACGGGCGCACGAACCTCACCGAAGCGGATCGCAAGGCGCTCGCCGAGGTGCCCGACGACGAGGCCGCGCTGAAACAGAGGGTCGGCATATCGCAGCAGGAAAAGGTCGGCGTCACGTACCAGGAGTCGCTCCAGTACCCGTCCCTCAACGTGCGCGGCCTCGCGTCGGCGAGCGTGGGCGAGAAGGCGGCGAACGTCCTCCCGCGCGACGCCGTCGCCGAGCTGGATCTGCGCACGACCGTCGAGTCCGACCCGGCGTTCCTCGTCGGCCTCCTGAAGAAGCACGTCGAGGCGCAGGGCTGGCACCTCGTCGAGAAGGACCCCACGGACGAGGAGCGCGCGCGCTGGCCGAAGCTCGCGCGATTCGACGCGCACGCACCCGAGGAGGCCGCGCGGCAGCCGTTCGACGCACCGGTGGGCCGCTGGGCGGCGGCGGCGCTCGGCGGCGCATGGCCCGCCGCGCCGCTCGTGCGCATCCGGATGATGGGCGGCACGCTCCCGACGCACGCGATCGTCGGGCCGCTGAAGGCGCCGTTCGTGCAGGTCCCCGTCGTGAACGCCGACAACAACCAGCACGCGTACGACGAGAACCTGCGCATGGGCCACTACCTGAGCGGCATGCGCTCGATGGCAGCGCTCCTCACGGCGCCGTACCCGGAGTGA
- a CDS encoding alpha-hydroxy-acid oxidizing protein, with the protein MREVFVNDVARRDFLRFLAASPLLAGLGSLDVFADGVEPLADSAAKALDVFELEAIAKKNLPPAHWGYMATGVDGDATLRANGEGFANLALRVRRLAGVRAPDTSVSLFGTTWETPIVLCPVSSQRAFHDDAEIATARAARSRRTLQILSTLSSTGVEDVAAARGGPVWYQLYPTDQWSVAQGLMKRAEAAGCPALVLTVDLQGGSNRETVVRGRRLDTRDCSSCHAADPFDVAGALPRRAMFRGLDVSKVTWIFPPDATWDYVARIRAAWRGKLLLKGIVTREDAELCLAGGVDGIVVSNHGGRAEESLRPSIDSLVEVAAAVKGRVPVILDGGIRRGTDIFKALALGATAVGIGRPQVWGLAAFGQAGVEAALDILRRELEMVMRQAGTTSLAKIDRSYVVDRRRG; encoded by the coding sequence ATCCGGGAGGTCTTCGTGAACGACGTCGCCCGCCGCGATTTCCTGCGCTTTCTCGCGGCCAGCCCGCTCCTCGCCGGGCTCGGCAGCCTCGACGTCTTCGCCGACGGGGTCGAGCCGCTCGCCGACTCCGCCGCGAAGGCGCTGGACGTCTTCGAGCTCGAGGCCATCGCGAAGAAGAACCTTCCGCCCGCGCACTGGGGCTACATGGCGACCGGCGTCGACGGCGACGCGACGCTCCGGGCGAACGGCGAGGGCTTCGCGAACCTCGCGCTGCGCGTCCGCCGTCTCGCTGGCGTCCGCGCCCCCGATACGTCTGTCTCCCTTTTCGGCACGACGTGGGAAACGCCCATCGTCCTCTGCCCGGTTTCCAGCCAGCGCGCGTTCCACGACGACGCCGAAATCGCGACGGCGCGCGCCGCGCGCTCGCGGAGGACCCTGCAGATCCTCTCCACGCTCTCGTCCACCGGCGTCGAAGACGTCGCCGCCGCGCGCGGCGGCCCGGTCTGGTATCAGCTCTATCCGACCGATCAGTGGTCCGTCGCGCAGGGCCTCATGAAGCGCGCCGAGGCCGCCGGCTGCCCCGCGCTCGTTCTGACCGTCGACCTGCAGGGCGGATCCAACCGCGAGACCGTCGTGCGCGGGCGACGCCTCGACACGCGCGACTGCTCGTCGTGCCACGCGGCCGACCCGTTCGACGTCGCCGGTGCGCTCCCCCGCCGGGCGATGTTCAGGGGGCTCGACGTTTCGAAGGTCACGTGGATCTTCCCGCCCGACGCGACGTGGGACTACGTCGCGCGCATCCGAGCCGCGTGGAGAGGGAAGCTTCTCCTCAAGGGCATCGTCACGCGCGAGGATGCCGAGCTCTGCCTCGCCGGAGGCGTCGACGGCATCGTCGTCTCGAACCACGGCGGCCGCGCCGAGGAGAGCCTCCGCCCCTCGATCGACAGCCTCGTCGAGGTCGCAGCGGCCGTGAAGGGGCGCGTCCCCGTGATCCTCGACGGCGGCATCCGCCGCGGAACCGACATCTTCAAGGCGCTCGCGCTCGGCGCGACCGCCGTCGGCATCGGGCGGCCGCAGGTGTGGGGCCTCGCCGCGTTCGGGCAGGCGGGCGTCGAGGCCGCGCTCGACATCCTGCGGCGCGAGCTGGAGATGGTCATGCGCCAGGCGGGCACGACGAGCCTCGCGAAGATCGACCGCTCGTACGTCGTCGACCGAAGGCGAGGCTGA
- a CDS encoding N-acetylmuramoyl-L-alanine amidase → MTRATARFLVLLAAAGFSFLSGARSVEAQDASLARDAKPPASIRAEERDGRTFLLVNDAVAALDGTIAWDERTRSYEVKVKGRTAVFGAESPIAVVDTKVVNLASPVRASSLGAWAEPEFFVRVLGPLTGQALAWDKGTRTLSAKKSDFVEVGVEPSVAELGDVTKIVLRFSQSPSYAVEATPEQVVLHFPGTRLTAPSPERVLDSPRVARLLVRGGEVTIVFREKGLAANVYALGTPPRLVVDVARKAGAAPSAAPAAPVPAPAAAKNVKTIVVDPGHGGTEEGAKGPGGSLEKDATLALARTVVETLQRRGYRVLMTRTTDATVGLDDRAAAANAAKADVFLSIHCNASRAASAHGTEVYYLSLDASDRAAAALAESENRAAPGAASAEKNAAVRDLDLILWDLAQNQHLGASARLAEIVQADFNRLLGITTRGVKQAPFRVLIGVNAPAVLVEVSFITNPDEEKKINSEEFRRQVADTLAGSLETYFRSADGAAPVPYAPKNGKS, encoded by the coding sequence GTGACGCGCGCGACGGCCCGGTTCCTCGTTCTTCTCGCCGCCGCGGGATTCTCGTTCCTGTCCGGCGCCCGCTCCGTCGAGGCCCAGGACGCGTCCCTCGCGCGGGACGCCAAGCCGCCCGCGTCGATCCGCGCCGAAGAGCGCGACGGGCGGACGTTCCTTCTCGTCAACGACGCCGTTGCCGCCCTCGACGGGACGATCGCGTGGGACGAACGCACGCGCTCGTACGAGGTGAAGGTCAAGGGCCGCACGGCCGTCTTCGGCGCCGAGTCGCCGATCGCGGTCGTGGACACGAAGGTGGTGAACCTCGCGTCGCCCGTGCGCGCGTCGAGCCTCGGCGCGTGGGCCGAGCCGGAGTTCTTCGTGAGGGTTCTCGGTCCGCTCACGGGCCAGGCGCTCGCGTGGGACAAGGGGACGCGCACGCTCTCGGCGAAGAAGTCGGATTTCGTCGAAGTCGGCGTGGAGCCCTCCGTCGCGGAGCTCGGCGACGTCACGAAGATCGTGCTCCGATTCTCGCAGTCGCCGTCGTACGCGGTGGAGGCGACGCCGGAACAGGTCGTCCTGCACTTTCCGGGCACGCGCCTCACCGCGCCGTCGCCCGAGCGCGTCCTCGATTCGCCGCGCGTCGCGCGGCTCCTCGTGCGCGGCGGCGAGGTGACGATCGTCTTTCGCGAAAAGGGCCTCGCCGCGAACGTCTATGCGCTCGGGACGCCGCCCCGCCTCGTCGTGGACGTCGCCCGCAAGGCCGGAGCCGCGCCCTCCGCCGCGCCCGCCGCGCCGGTCCCGGCGCCCGCCGCCGCGAAGAACGTGAAGACGATCGTCGTCGACCCCGGCCACGGCGGAACCGAGGAAGGGGCGAAGGGGCCGGGCGGCTCGCTCGAGAAAGACGCGACGCTCGCGCTCGCGAGGACGGTCGTCGAGACGCTCCAGCGCCGCGGGTACCGCGTCCTCATGACCCGGACGACGGATGCGACCGTGGGCCTCGACGACCGCGCCGCCGCCGCGAACGCCGCGAAGGCGGACGTCTTCCTCTCCATCCACTGCAACGCGTCGCGCGCGGCCTCCGCGCACGGCACGGAGGTCTACTACCTGTCGCTCGACGCGTCGGACCGCGCGGCGGCCGCGCTCGCCGAGAGCGAGAACCGCGCCGCGCCCGGGGCGGCCAGCGCGGAGAAGAACGCCGCGGTGCGCGACCTCGACCTCATCCTCTGGGACCTCGCGCAGAACCAGCACCTCGGCGCGTCCGCGCGTCTCGCCGAGATCGTGCAGGCCGACTTCAACCGCCTGCTCGGGATCACGACGCGCGGCGTGAAGCAGGCGCCGTTCCGCGTCCTCATTGGTGTGAACGCGCCCGCGGTGCTCGTCGAGGTGTCGTTCATCACGAACCCCGACGAGGAGAAGAAGATCAATTCCGAGGAGTTCCGCCGGCAGGTCGCGGACACGCTCGCGGGCAGCCTCGAGACGTACTTCCGGTCCGCCGACGGCGCCGCGCCCGTGCCGTACGCGCCGAAGAACGGCAAGAGCTGA
- a CDS encoding BLUF domain-containing protein, which yields MPYRLVYSSEAAPDLTPAELEGMLAESRIRNKAHGISGVLVFVDGAFLQVLEGEKNDVLDLMGRIDRDPRHRGVKVFYEQDTDERAFTSWSMAYLSPSAAEVAKWAELEGATTIGDVLASVEAHPGQLPGMVVNILKALAKN from the coding sequence ATGCCGTATCGCCTCGTCTATTCCTCCGAAGCGGCGCCGGATCTGACCCCGGCCGAACTCGAGGGGATGCTCGCGGAGTCGCGGATCCGCAACAAGGCGCACGGGATCTCGGGCGTGCTCGTTTTCGTAGACGGCGCGTTCCTGCAGGTTCTCGAGGGCGAGAAGAACGACGTGCTCGACCTGATGGGCCGGATCGACCGCGACCCGCGGCACCGCGGCGTGAAAGTGTTCTACGAGCAGGACACCGACGAGCGCGCGTTCACGTCGTGGAGCATGGCGTACCTCTCCCCGAGCGCCGCGGAGGTCGCGAAGTGGGCCGAGCTCGAGGGCGCGACGACGATCGGGGACGTCCTCGCTTCGGTCGAGGCGCACCCGGGGCAGCTGCCCGGGATGGTCGTCAACATCCTGAAGGCGCTCGCGAAGAACTAG